A window of the Tunturibacter empetritectus genome harbors these coding sequences:
- a CDS encoding ABC transporter permease — translation MRRLRAFWMRVFGALRSGGRGTELADELESHLQMHIEDNVRSGMSSEEARRQALIRLGGLEQTRQAYRERQGLPGVETLWQDVWFGLRVLGKSRGFTVVAVLTLALGIGANTALFSVINAVLLNPLPYPHAEELLTVHAAKQNFNEGSISYLNFRDWQRDNKTLSALAVSRGTGYILTGTGASEEVRGELVSSDFFSLLGVKPVAGRLFAPHEDEIGQSPVAMISAGFWKRKLGGRPDAIGKALTLDGRDYIVVGVMPASFNLAINNFRASDIYVPIGQFQNPALSDRAAGLGIHGIARLKPGVTLEQAQADMERVSRGVEAAFPAEDQGIRARLVPFKESLVREVRPLLVVLMGAVVFVLLIACVNVANLLLARSNVRAQEFAVRSALGASRGRLLRQLLTESLILSVLGGGLGLVLAAVGTHVLVKMVPQGLPRAAEIHLNWLVLCFTALISLASGTLFGFAPAMRMFKQNVQSALKSGGRGTGVASHRMQDSLVILQMASALVLLIGAGLMIRSMVKLSNVDPGFRSKGVMTFGLEAAPEMKGANPDAVRAYLREARRRIALTPDVEAVSFSWAALPMMSDDEQFFWLEGEPKPASQNTMRSAIRYLVGADYLRVMGIPLLRGRFLLDTDDEKSERVIVIDDVFARKFFGDADPIGKRIALDQFNDPALVVGVVGHVNQWGLDSDLASSLRAETYQSMLQLSEVQLSMVVHGMDTVVRSKSGGTPSFKSIERSVTQMNQEQVVYNPETMEDVISDTLATRRFAMILLAVFAGTALVLASIGMYGVISYLVGQRSREIGIRMALGADRRDVLRWVLGRGSRLALIGAGCGLIVALALTRTIAGSSLLYGVRPYDPWTFFVVVVVMMGVALVACYIPARRATRIDPMTALRTD, via the coding sequence ATGCGAAGGCTGCGCGCGTTCTGGATGAGGGTTTTTGGGGCTTTGCGAAGTGGGGGTAGAGGCACGGAGTTGGCCGACGAACTGGAGAGCCATCTTCAGATGCACATCGAAGATAATGTCCGGTCTGGGATGTCGTCAGAGGAGGCGCGACGGCAGGCTTTGATTCGGCTTGGGGGATTGGAGCAGACGAGGCAGGCCTATCGCGAGAGACAGGGGCTACCTGGTGTCGAGACGCTGTGGCAGGATGTTTGGTTTGGCCTGCGTGTGCTGGGGAAGAGTCGTGGATTTACGGTCGTGGCGGTGCTGACGCTGGCGCTGGGAATAGGAGCGAACACGGCTCTGTTTTCGGTTATCAATGCGGTGCTGCTGAATCCGCTTCCTTATCCTCACGCGGAGGAGCTGCTTACAGTCCATGCAGCAAAGCAGAACTTCAATGAAGGCTCCATCTCCTACCTGAACTTTCGCGACTGGCAGCGTGATAACAAGACCTTGAGTGCGCTGGCTGTTTCGCGGGGCACCGGGTACATCCTGACTGGTACAGGCGCTTCGGAGGAGGTGCGAGGAGAGCTTGTCTCTTCGGACTTCTTTTCTCTTCTGGGAGTGAAGCCGGTGGCGGGGCGGCTGTTTGCTCCCCATGAGGATGAGATTGGGCAGAGTCCTGTGGCTATGATCAGCGCGGGGTTCTGGAAGCGGAAGCTTGGAGGGCGGCCTGATGCGATCGGGAAGGCGCTCACGCTGGATGGACGTGACTACATTGTTGTCGGGGTAATGCCTGCGAGCTTCAACCTTGCGATCAATAACTTTCGTGCCAGTGATATTTACGTGCCGATCGGTCAGTTTCAAAATCCTGCGCTAAGCGATCGGGCCGCGGGGCTTGGCATACACGGTATCGCGAGGCTGAAGCCTGGAGTGACGCTGGAGCAGGCGCAGGCGGATATGGAGAGAGTCTCGCGAGGCGTTGAGGCGGCTTTCCCGGCAGAGGATCAGGGGATTCGTGCCAGGCTGGTGCCGTTCAAGGAGTCGCTGGTACGCGAAGTACGCCCGCTGCTGGTGGTCTTGATGGGGGCTGTCGTGTTTGTGCTGCTGATTGCCTGCGTCAACGTTGCGAACCTGTTGCTGGCGAGATCAAATGTCCGCGCACAGGAGTTTGCGGTGCGGTCGGCTCTGGGAGCAAGCCGGGGACGGCTGCTGCGGCAGTTGCTGACGGAGAGTCTAATTCTTTCCGTGCTGGGTGGAGGGTTGGGCCTTGTGCTGGCTGCTGTGGGAACGCATGTGCTAGTGAAGATGGTGCCGCAGGGACTGCCGCGAGCTGCGGAGATTCATCTGAACTGGCTGGTGCTGTGCTTTACGGCGTTGATCTCGCTGGCTTCGGGGACGCTGTTTGGTTTTGCGCCTGCGATGAGGATGTTTAAACAGAATGTACAGAGCGCGCTGAAGTCCGGGGGACGCGGGACAGGTGTCGCAAGCCACCGCATGCAGGACTCGTTGGTCATCCTTCAGATGGCTTCGGCTTTGGTGCTGTTGATCGGTGCGGGGTTGATGATTCGCAGCATGGTGAAGCTGTCGAACGTAGACCCAGGCTTCCGGTCGAAGGGCGTGATGACGTTTGGTCTTGAGGCTGCGCCGGAGATGAAGGGCGCTAACCCCGATGCGGTGCGAGCCTATCTGCGCGAGGCGCGGCGGAGGATCGCTCTTACGCCTGATGTTGAAGCGGTATCGTTTTCATGGGCCGCGCTGCCGATGATGTCTGATGATGAGCAGTTCTTCTGGCTGGAGGGAGAGCCGAAGCCGGCAAGCCAGAATACGATGCGTTCGGCGATACGGTATCTGGTTGGAGCCGACTATCTGCGGGTGATGGGGATTCCTTTGCTGCGGGGCCGATTTCTGTTGGACACCGATGATGAGAAATCGGAGCGTGTGATTGTGATTGATGATGTGTTTGCGCGGAAGTTTTTCGGGGATGCCGATCCGATCGGCAAGCGCATTGCTCTGGATCAGTTTAATGATCCGGCGCTGGTGGTGGGAGTTGTGGGGCATGTGAATCAATGGGGGCTTGATAGCGACCTGGCAAGTTCGCTTCGTGCCGAGACGTACCAATCCATGCTGCAGTTGTCGGAGGTCCAGTTGAGTATGGTTGTCCACGGAATGGACACGGTGGTCCGTTCGAAGTCCGGTGGTACTCCGAGCTTCAAGAGCATCGAGAGATCGGTAACTCAGATGAATCAGGAGCAGGTGGTTTATAACCCGGAGACGATGGAAGACGTTATCTCCGACACGCTTGCTACGCGGCGGTTCGCGATGATTCTGCTGGCGGTGTTTGCAGGTACAGCGCTGGTGCTGGCGAGCATTGGGATGTATGGCGTGATCTCTTATCTTGTGGGACAACGTTCGCGCGAGATCGGGATACGCATGGCGCTGGGAGCGGATCGCAGGGATGTGCTTCGATGGGTGCTGGGGCGCGGCAGCAGGCTTGCGCTGATCGGCGCCGGGTGTGGATTGATCGTTGCGCTGGCGCTGACTCGGACGATCGCAGGTTCCTCATTGCTGTATGGGGTGCGGCCTTATGACCCGTGGACCTTCTTCGTCGTAGTTGTGGTGATGATGGGAGTGGCTTTGGTGGCCTGTTATATTCCGGCGCGACGAGCGACACGGATTGACCCGATGACGGCGCTGCGTACCGATTAA
- a CDS encoding TIGR03118 family protein: MPSKSCSTAPATNKLTSRRGLRTQIRSNVKNLLALLLATSSLTVAASAQTAGSYQTTNILSDGSVTATVTDPQFINPWGVSIGPAFWINTQATGLDYLATATGTIPFKVTIPTGAGTGTGSPTGTIFSTSKTNFKLPNGSAAAFLFSTIDGTISGWNSALGTTNSVAQIAVNNNAAGADYTDIALLTNTTGTFLLAANFGAGSDIEIYDTNFHAAKLAGAFTDTNLPANYAPFAVHVIGNQVFVTYALRSTNTSSPASPTPAPAPTPTPTPAPAPSPIVGPYAVSASGPRAAATSYVQTVGAGNGIVDVFDLNGNFVSRAVTGGNLNAPWGVAIAPTGFGVFGGDLLIGNFGDGLINVYNPTTFAFLGQLTDANGKALSFPSLWEIVFGESNATPAGAGDPNTLYIAAGLTNEIHGLFAGIANTTASTAPAAFGFSASTSAATVTAGKSTTATISVVPTNSFTGNVSLSCSGPVGVTCTFSPSTLSVTPAAAATSTVTIQTAASMAHLQKHTPWTKHTTGITIAFLLPFGSLLVFTRRRALGNSHPLQLLSLFALLILSTGVVVGCSGSSNAATTPVASAPAPTAPTTPATPGTPSGLQMVTITATSGSLTQNTIIALTVQ, from the coding sequence ATGCCCAGCAAATCTTGTTCAACGGCCCCTGCCACAAACAAACTCACCTCGCGTCGCGGTCTTCGCACTCAAATCCGATCGAACGTAAAAAATCTTCTTGCTCTTCTCCTCGCAACCTCGTCTCTTACCGTTGCGGCCTCAGCACAAACCGCAGGCTCTTATCAAACCACCAACATCCTGTCCGACGGATCGGTAACCGCCACCGTTACAGATCCACAGTTCATCAATCCCTGGGGCGTCTCCATCGGGCCCGCGTTCTGGATCAACACCCAGGCAACCGGGCTCGACTACCTCGCCACAGCGACCGGAACCATCCCCTTCAAAGTAACCATCCCCACCGGCGCTGGCACCGGCACAGGCTCTCCCACCGGTACTATCTTCAGCACCTCTAAGACCAACTTCAAGCTGCCCAACGGCTCCGCTGCCGCCTTCCTCTTCTCCACCATCGACGGAACCATCAGCGGCTGGAACTCCGCTCTCGGCACCACCAACAGCGTTGCCCAGATCGCTGTCAATAACAACGCAGCGGGCGCCGACTACACGGACATCGCCCTCCTCACCAACACCACAGGAACCTTCCTCCTTGCTGCAAACTTCGGAGCAGGCTCTGACATCGAGATCTATGACACCAACTTCCACGCCGCCAAACTCGCCGGCGCCTTCACCGACACCAACCTCCCCGCCAACTACGCGCCCTTTGCCGTGCACGTCATCGGCAACCAGGTCTTCGTCACCTACGCCCTTCGCAGCACCAACACCTCTTCCCCTGCTTCACCCACTCCAGCACCCGCCCCCACACCAACCCCAACTCCCGCACCTGCCCCTTCGCCAATCGTCGGACCCTATGCCGTCTCCGCCTCCGGACCACGCGCCGCGGCTACCAGCTACGTCCAGACCGTAGGCGCGGGTAACGGCATCGTCGACGTATTCGATCTTAACGGCAACTTTGTATCCCGCGCCGTCACCGGCGGCAACCTCAACGCGCCCTGGGGCGTCGCCATCGCTCCCACAGGCTTCGGCGTCTTCGGCGGCGACCTCCTCATCGGCAACTTCGGCGATGGCCTCATCAATGTCTACAACCCCACCACCTTCGCCTTCCTCGGCCAACTCACCGACGCCAACGGCAAGGCTCTCTCCTTCCCATCCCTCTGGGAGATCGTCTTCGGAGAAAGCAACGCAACCCCTGCAGGCGCAGGCGATCCCAACACGCTCTACATCGCCGCTGGTCTCACTAACGAAATCCACGGTCTCTTCGCCGGTATCGCCAACACCACAGCCTCCACCGCCCCCGCAGCCTTTGGCTTCAGTGCTTCAACCTCTGCCGCCACTGTCACTGCGGGCAAATCGACTACGGCAACCATCAGCGTCGTTCCAACCAACAGCTTCACCGGCAACGTGTCGTTATCCTGCAGCGGCCCGGTCGGCGTCACCTGCACCTTCTCCCCCAGCACTCTCTCCGTCACGCCCGCGGCAGCAGCTACCAGCACTGTCACCATCCAGACCGCAGCCAGCATGGCGCATCTCCAGAAGCACACCCCCTGGACCAAACACACAACCGGCATCACGATTGCATTCCTCCTGCCCTTTGGCTCTCTCCTTGTCTTCACCCGCAGACGCGCCCTCGGCAACTCTCATCCCTTGCAGTTGCTGAGTCTCTTCGCGCTTCTTATCCTCTCTACTGGCGTCGTCGTCGGCTGCTCCGGCTCCTCAAACGCCGCCACGACACCGGTCGCCTCCGCACCGGCTCCCACCGCGCCAACAACTCCGGCAACGCCCGGCACCCCGTCTGGCTTGCAGATGGTGACCATTACGGCCACCTCCGGCAGCCTCACACAAAACACGATCATTGCACTCACCGTGCAGTAG
- a CDS encoding single-stranded DNA-binding protein has translation MAKGVNKVFLLGNVGKDPEIRATAGGMTVASFSLATADRQKDAQGNWADKTEWHNIVCFQRTAEVVRDYVKKGSQILIEGKIQTRSWDDKTSGEKKYKTEILCNELTLLGGKPAGEGASAGGYSKSNTASYDQRTPSSQPDYADVGITDDDIPF, from the coding sequence ATGGCAAAAGGCGTCAACAAAGTCTTCCTCCTCGGCAACGTCGGCAAAGACCCCGAGATCCGCGCCACAGCCGGCGGCATGACCGTCGCAAGCTTCTCGCTCGCCACCGCCGACCGGCAAAAAGACGCCCAAGGCAACTGGGCCGACAAGACCGAGTGGCACAATATCGTCTGTTTCCAGCGCACCGCAGAGGTCGTCCGCGACTACGTTAAAAAAGGCTCGCAGATCCTCATCGAAGGCAAGATCCAGACCCGCTCCTGGGACGATAAGACCAGCGGCGAGAAGAAGTATAAGACCGAGATCCTCTGCAACGAACTCACCCTGCTCGGCGGCAAACCCGCTGGCGAAGGTGCCTCCGCCGGCGGCTACTCCAAGTCCAACACAGCCAGCTACGACCAGCGCACCCCGTCCAGCCAGCCCGACTACGCCGACGTAGGCATCACCGACGACGACATTCCGTTCTAA
- a CDS encoding sensor histidine kinase: MKVYRLVGKLVAVLVAMCFARTVYAVDPNRAISQYMRENWGLERGFIGGAVSSIAQGPDGYLWVGTEKGLFRFDGMSFQEFQQQAPTALPIGPVQELITDSQSNLWILLTNTTILRYHAGMFDPGHSQAEVGITSIGRRRDGSALLSSLALGPLGYHAGKFDVLTAAQAPGRTDPAQAAVMNDELSSRLSWATGVATHRFAKPNTSVTAIAETSDGVVWLGTPDKGLFYLGGGQIHDIAPRVEGRINCLLPMQNGELWIGTDRGVLRWTGSKVTREGVPSELGKVSALSAIRDRDGNIWIGTSHGLLRFNARGVSSDEDDTVASNLAVNSLFEDREGDLWIGTPRGLERLRDSTFVSFAVDEDLRSTSGGPVYIDSGERTWFAPLDGGLRWLKDGVAEKVTAGGLDRDVVYSITGSQDELWVGRQRGGLTRLRVAKGGFETKTYTHADGLLQDSVYAVHQNRDGSVWAGTLSGGVSELRDGKFTSYTTANGMPSNTVTAMAEGADGSMWVATPVGLTQLLHGQLRTYTETEGLPSPDINCLLEDSNHVLWVGTTSGLAYFSGGAGHIPRNVPVALQEQIFGVAEDTNGWLWVATSNRVLRVRRDKLLNGSIAEGDEREYGTTDGLNGVEGVKRQRSVVEDSLGRIWFSMNHGLSVVDPIRAARGAALVLAKIDAVAVDGDLVDIKTAVRIPSARQRVTFGFSGVNLALPERVRYRYRLDGFDRGWSEPVEVRDAFYTNLGPGSYKFRVIAANSDGVWNLDGPSLDLTVVPAFYQTSWFLLLCAAAVAAVAWAVYQWHVGQVTSRMDLQFIERLSERTRIARELHDTLLQSFQGLILHFQTARDLIPRDPSEAEKNLDSALQSADQAMVEGRNAIYDIRSSTLVDHDLAHMITALGEELGGSLREGMRPGFSVVEEGTAKPLDSIFRDDIYHIVREALRNSFKHSEAQKIEAEITYGKRLLRVRIRDDGKGIDRKVLEQGERAGHWGLPGMRERAKRIGARLAVWSEAGAGTEVELNVSGSLVYESASPQLLSRLFRRSGARDKGL, translated from the coding sequence ATGAAAGTTTATCGGCTGGTCGGAAAATTGGTGGCCGTGCTGGTTGCGATGTGTTTTGCCCGGACGGTTTATGCGGTCGATCCGAATCGGGCTATCTCGCAGTACATGCGGGAGAACTGGGGGCTTGAGAGAGGTTTTATCGGGGGGGCGGTAAGCTCGATCGCCCAGGGGCCTGATGGGTATCTGTGGGTCGGGACGGAGAAGGGTCTGTTTCGCTTCGACGGGATGAGCTTTCAGGAGTTTCAGCAACAGGCTCCGACGGCGCTTCCGATAGGACCTGTTCAAGAGCTGATTACCGACTCTCAATCGAATCTGTGGATACTGCTGACGAATACTACGATCCTGCGATATCACGCCGGGATGTTCGACCCTGGGCACAGCCAAGCAGAGGTTGGAATTACATCGATTGGGCGGCGCAGGGATGGCTCGGCGCTTCTCTCGTCGTTGGCCCTGGGGCCGCTTGGATATCACGCAGGTAAGTTCGATGTGCTGACTGCAGCGCAGGCGCCGGGGAGGACCGATCCTGCTCAGGCGGCGGTGATGAACGATGAACTTTCGAGCCGGTTAAGCTGGGCAACGGGCGTGGCGACTCATCGATTCGCCAAGCCGAATACTTCGGTGACGGCGATTGCTGAGACCAGCGATGGCGTTGTGTGGCTGGGGACGCCCGATAAAGGTCTCTTCTACCTAGGAGGCGGGCAGATTCACGACATAGCACCTCGGGTAGAGGGAAGGATCAACTGCCTGCTTCCGATGCAGAACGGAGAGCTGTGGATTGGAACCGACAGAGGCGTTCTGCGCTGGACGGGGTCGAAAGTTACTCGCGAAGGCGTGCCCTCGGAGCTTGGGAAGGTGTCGGCTCTGTCGGCGATTCGCGACAGGGATGGAAACATCTGGATCGGCACGTCTCATGGACTGCTTCGATTCAACGCGCGCGGTGTCTCCTCCGATGAGGACGATACGGTGGCCTCCAATCTGGCGGTGAACTCTCTTTTTGAGGATAGAGAGGGGGATCTGTGGATTGGGACGCCACGAGGTTTGGAGAGGCTTCGCGACAGCACTTTTGTGAGCTTTGCGGTTGACGAAGATTTGCGATCGACCAGCGGTGGTCCGGTCTACATCGATTCGGGGGAACGCACTTGGTTCGCTCCTCTCGACGGCGGATTGCGTTGGCTGAAAGATGGAGTGGCCGAGAAGGTTACGGCAGGGGGTCTGGACAGAGATGTGGTCTACTCCATCACGGGAAGCCAGGATGAGTTGTGGGTGGGCAGACAACGGGGCGGACTTACGCGGCTGCGTGTTGCCAAGGGCGGCTTCGAGACAAAGACCTACACGCATGCGGACGGACTGCTTCAGGACAGCGTGTACGCGGTTCATCAGAACCGCGACGGATCGGTGTGGGCTGGAACACTCAGCGGCGGGGTCAGTGAGCTGAGGGACGGCAAGTTTACCTCGTACACGACGGCGAATGGAATGCCCTCGAATACGGTGACAGCGATGGCGGAGGGGGCGGACGGAAGCATGTGGGTCGCAACGCCGGTTGGCCTGACTCAGCTCTTGCATGGCCAGCTGCGAACCTACACAGAGACGGAGGGATTGCCCTCACCGGATATCAATTGTCTGCTCGAGGATTCGAATCACGTGTTGTGGGTTGGGACGACATCGGGCCTCGCGTATTTTAGTGGCGGTGCGGGCCATATTCCACGCAATGTGCCGGTGGCGTTGCAGGAGCAGATCTTCGGAGTGGCGGAGGATACCAACGGATGGTTGTGGGTTGCGACCTCAAATCGCGTTCTGAGAGTGAGGCGGGATAAGCTGCTGAACGGTTCGATCGCGGAGGGCGACGAACGGGAGTACGGGACGACCGATGGCCTGAATGGAGTCGAGGGGGTGAAGAGGCAGCGGTCCGTTGTCGAGGATTCGCTGGGACGGATCTGGTTTTCGATGAACCACGGGCTCTCGGTCGTCGATCCGATTCGAGCTGCGCGGGGCGCCGCGCTGGTTCTGGCGAAGATCGATGCCGTTGCTGTCGATGGAGATCTGGTTGATATCAAGACAGCGGTTCGTATCCCCTCGGCTCGCCAGCGGGTTACGTTCGGTTTTTCCGGTGTAAATCTTGCACTGCCGGAGCGGGTTCGATACAGGTATCGTCTGGATGGATTCGATCGAGGCTGGAGTGAGCCGGTCGAAGTGCGGGATGCCTTCTACACCAACCTCGGTCCGGGGTCTTACAAGTTTCGCGTAATCGCCGCGAACAGCGATGGGGTCTGGAATCTGGATGGGCCATCGCTGGATCTTACGGTTGTTCCGGCGTTCTACCAGACGAGTTGGTTTCTGCTGTTGTGCGCGGCAGCGGTGGCAGCCGTGGCTTGGGCTGTTTATCAGTGGCATGTCGGACAGGTGACTTCGCGGATGGACCTGCAGTTTATCGAGCGGCTGTCGGAGCGAACGCGAATTGCTCGCGAGCTGCACGATACTCTGCTGCAGAGTTTTCAGGGGTTGATTCTTCACTTCCAGACCGCCCGGGATCTGATTCCGAGAGATCCGTCGGAGGCGGAGAAGAATCTTGACTCGGCTCTGCAGAGCGCGGACCAGGCGATGGTGGAGGGGCGAAACGCAATCTATGACATACGATCCTCTACGTTGGTCGACCACGATCTCGCGCACATGATCACGGCGCTGGGAGAAGAGTTAGGCGGCAGTCTCAGAGAGGGAATGAGGCCTGGGTTCTCTGTCGTCGAGGAGGGTACTGCAAAGCCACTGGATTCGATCTTCCGGGACGATATTTACCACATCGTTCGAGAGGCGCTGCGGAACTCCTTCAAGCATAGTGAGGCGCAGAAGATCGAAGCGGAGATTACGTATGGGAAGAGGCTGCTGCGCGTGCGGATTCGCGACGATGGGAAGGGAATCGACCGGAAGGTTCTGGAGCAGGGAGAGCGCGCGGGCCACTGGGGACTGCCTGGAATGCGAGAGCGTGCAAAGCGGATTGGCGCGCGGCTGGCGGTTTGGAGTGAGGCTGGTGCCGGGACGGAGGTAGAGCTCAACGTCTCCGGCTCGCTCGTCTACGAATCAGCTTCTCCTCAGCTTCTGTCTCGACTCTTTCGCAGGAGTGGAGCCAGAGATAAAGGGTTGTGA
- a CDS encoding NCS2 family permease — protein sequence MHLRTRLEHYFGFSAHATNWRTEILAGLTTFITMAYIIFVNPSLLSKTGMPLAAVTTATCLCAAFGSILMGSIANYPLALAPGMGLNAYFTYTVVLGMGVPWQTALGAVFLSGIIFLALTFTGIRQRLVAAIPHQLHAAVGGGIGLYIAFIGFRNAGIIVPSAATTVTLGDLRSPGTALAIFGLLLIAILQVLRVRASMLIGVLATTFLGILCHQVHWEPTHYDLSAIKSTAFHLDILGALHIGAFEIIFVFLFVDLFDNIGTLVAVTQRAGLIAPDHTIPRLNRIFLADASSTILGSLAGTSTVTSYIESSAGVAAGGRTGVTAIVTGILFFLSLFLAPLVGAIPTFATAPALILVGGLMLTGLGEIEWDDPQIGIPAFLTVATIPLTWSIADGLSFGLTSYALLQLLTGRARRQDWMLYLLATLFLLRFVFLIRK from the coding sequence ATGCACCTCCGCACTCGCCTGGAGCACTACTTCGGCTTCTCTGCACATGCGACCAACTGGCGAACAGAAATCCTTGCCGGCCTTACGACGTTCATCACGATGGCGTACATCATCTTCGTGAACCCATCGCTGCTCAGCAAAACCGGCATGCCGCTCGCCGCCGTCACTACCGCCACCTGCCTCTGCGCGGCCTTCGGCAGCATCCTCATGGGAAGCATCGCCAACTACCCGCTCGCCCTCGCGCCCGGCATGGGCCTCAACGCCTACTTCACCTACACCGTTGTCCTCGGCATGGGAGTCCCTTGGCAAACGGCACTCGGCGCGGTCTTCCTCTCGGGCATCATCTTCCTCGCCCTCACCTTCACTGGCATCCGGCAACGCCTTGTCGCAGCCATCCCTCATCAGCTGCACGCTGCAGTCGGCGGAGGCATCGGCCTCTACATCGCCTTCATCGGATTTCGCAACGCGGGCATCATCGTTCCCAGCGCCGCCACCACGGTCACCCTCGGAGATCTCCGCTCTCCAGGCACTGCGCTGGCAATCTTCGGCCTCTTGCTCATCGCAATCCTGCAAGTACTCCGCGTGCGAGCCTCCATGCTCATCGGCGTCCTCGCCACCACGTTCCTCGGCATTCTCTGCCATCAGGTCCACTGGGAACCGACGCACTACGACCTATCCGCAATCAAGTCCACGGCTTTCCACCTCGACATCCTCGGCGCGCTCCACATCGGAGCCTTCGAGATCATCTTCGTCTTCCTCTTCGTCGACCTCTTCGACAACATCGGCACGCTTGTCGCCGTCACCCAGCGCGCCGGCCTCATCGCCCCCGACCACACCATTCCCCGCCTCAACCGCATCTTCCTCGCCGATGCCAGCTCCACCATCCTCGGCTCCCTCGCGGGCACCAGCACCGTCACAAGCTACATCGAGTCCTCCGCAGGAGTCGCCGCAGGAGGTCGCACCGGCGTCACAGCTATCGTCACCGGCATCCTCTTCTTTCTTTCGCTCTTTCTTGCACCACTCGTCGGAGCCATACCCACCTTTGCCACAGCGCCCGCGCTCATCCTCGTCGGCGGCCTCATGCTTACCGGCCTTGGCGAGATCGAGTGGGACGATCCGCAGATCGGCATCCCCGCCTTCCTCACCGTTGCGACCATCCCACTCACCTGGTCCATCGCCGACGGCCTCAGCTTCGGCCTCACCAGCTACGCCCTCCTCCAACTGCTCACCGGCCGCGCCCGCCGTCAGGACTGGATGCTCTATCTCCTCGCCACACTCTTCCTGCTCCGCTTTGTCTTTCTCATCCGCAAATAA
- a CDS encoding cupin domain-containing protein — translation MKKLLGLQPHPREGGWYVRTYEATEKVDAKAFGDKRYAGTRRTGTAIYYLLEPETFSEMHRLKSDEVFHFYAGDAVEMLQLVEKGKGQTVVIGNDLLRGQRPQVVVERGVWQGSRLVAGGRWALLGCTVSPGFEFEDYDAGERKELCEAWPEFVEEITALTRVVR, via the coding sequence GTGAAGAAATTACTTGGGTTGCAGCCGCATCCGCGCGAGGGTGGGTGGTACGTGAGGACGTACGAAGCTACGGAGAAGGTGGACGCCAAAGCGTTTGGCGATAAGAGATATGCAGGGACGCGACGGACTGGAACTGCGATCTACTATCTGCTGGAGCCGGAGACGTTCAGCGAGATGCACCGGCTGAAGTCGGATGAGGTGTTTCATTTTTATGCCGGGGACGCGGTGGAGATGCTGCAGCTGGTCGAGAAGGGGAAGGGCCAGACAGTCGTGATCGGGAACGATCTGTTGCGAGGCCAAAGGCCGCAGGTGGTGGTGGAGCGTGGCGTGTGGCAAGGCTCGCGCCTGGTAGCGGGAGGACGCTGGGCGCTGCTGGGGTGTACCGTGAGCCCCGGATTTGAGTTCGAGGACTATGACGCCGGAGAACGTAAGGAGCTGTGTGAAGCGTGGCCCGAGTTTGTTGAGGAGATTACGGCTTTAACTAGAGTTGTTCGCTGA
- a CDS encoding HoxN/HupN/NixA family nickel/cobalt transporter, translating into MKDLLSGVLDHIAANTRRKVLAIYSLLLLMNVAAWMWAFLAFRHYPVLLGTAFLAYSFGLRHAVDADHIAAIDNVTRKLMQEGKRPVAVGFMFSLGHSTIVVLGSIAISATALSLQHRLDAARHIGGVVGTLVSTLFLFGIAIVNMAVLRSVYLAFRRVRRGERYVEEDFDLLLGSRGFLSRLFRPMFALIRHSWHMYPLGILFGLGFDTATEIGLLGLSASEAARGLSLWSVLVFPALFAAGMSLIDTTDNILMLGAYGWAFVKPIRKIYYNMTITLISVIVAMMVGGIEALGLMADQFHFHGTFWSWVGTLNENFGTLGYVIIGLFALSWIVSIWFYKWRRFDELEVST; encoded by the coding sequence ATGAAAGATCTGCTTAGCGGCGTGCTTGACCATATTGCGGCCAATACCAGGCGCAAGGTCCTCGCTATTTACAGCCTTTTGCTGCTGATGAATGTTGCCGCCTGGATGTGGGCTTTTCTTGCGTTTCGACACTATCCGGTGTTGCTGGGTACGGCGTTTCTGGCTTACAGCTTCGGCCTTCGTCATGCGGTGGATGCCGATCATATTGCAGCGATCGACAACGTAACGCGGAAGTTGATGCAGGAGGGCAAACGTCCTGTCGCAGTGGGATTCATGTTCTCGCTCGGGCACTCGACGATTGTAGTTCTGGGGTCGATTGCGATCTCGGCTACAGCACTATCGCTGCAACATCGGCTGGATGCCGCGAGACATATCGGCGGAGTGGTTGGGACGCTGGTCTCGACGCTGTTTCTCTTCGGAATCGCGATCGTGAATATGGCCGTTCTGCGGTCGGTGTATCTTGCTTTTCGGCGGGTTCGCCGAGGGGAGCGCTATGTTGAGGAGGACTTCGATCTGCTGCTGGGCAGCCGCGGATTTCTGTCTCGTCTCTTTCGGCCAATGTTTGCGTTGATCCGGCACAGTTGGCACATGTATCCGCTCGGCATTCTGTTTGGCCTTGGATTCGACACCGCGACGGAGATTGGGTTGCTTGGCCTCTCGGCCTCCGAGGCCGCCAGAGGGCTGTCGCTGTGGTCGGTTCTGGTGTTTCCTGCGCTGTTTGCGGCGGGCATGTCTCTGATCGACACCACGGACAATATCTTGATGTTGGGCGCGTATGGGTGGGCCTTCGTGAAGCCGATTCGCAAGATCTACTACAACATGACGATCACGTTGATCTCGGTGATCGTTGCAATGATGGTGGGCGGCATCGAAGCGCTCGGACTGATGGCGGACCAGTTTCACTTTCATGGGACGTTCTGGTCCTGGGTCGGCACTCTCAATGAAAACTTTGGCACACTAGGCTACGTCATCATCGGACTCTTTGCTTTGAGCTGGATCGTCTCGATCTGGTTCTACAAGTGGCGCAGGTTCGACGAGTTGGAAGTGAGTACATAA